The Bacteroides sp. genomic interval AACTAAAGTCCTGATTAATGGCGCTTCAGGGGGAGTGGGCTCATTTGCTGTGCAGATTGCAAAATCCCTGGGGGCAAATGTCACAGCAGTATGCAGTTCAAGAAATGTCGATTTTGTCAAAGGGCTTGGTGCAGATCGTGTGCTTGATTATACGGAAGACGATTTCACAAAACTAGAACCTGAATTTGATATTGTTTTTGATGCAGTAGCAAAAAGTTCCTTTCGAAAAAGTAAAAAAATTCTTGTAAAAGATGGTGCATTTATCTCTACCATACCCAACAACAATTTGTTTTTTTACCAGTTCACGAACTTTTTAAGAAGTAAAAAAGCGTATTTCAGTTTTATCAAGCCAAAGGGAGAAGATCTCAGGGTGATATCTGATATGATTTCAAATGGTCTGGTCAATGTTTATCTTGAAAAAACATTTCCTTTGGAAGAAGCACACAGTGCTCATGAACTTATTGAGACCGAAAGGGTAAGAGGAAAACTGGTCCTGGAAGTTCTCGCTTGAAATGGGAGGCGGTTTATGGACCTGCCCCACGAATTTACCCAACAGGCAGCTTTTAAGCCCTGATTTTGTGATTAGTTAACACAATTAAGTCGTACCTTTATATGGGTATTGTCGAAAGTGAATTTGCATTTCCAGGTAAAGCTTAGACAATAGCCTGCACAAAGTATGGAAACAAAAATATCATTTGCCCGCAACAGGGACCTTGAATTTAAAAAGGCTTTGCATAGTCGTGTCAATGCCTATTTTGAATCAAAAGGCTTGTCGAAAAATTGCAACGCTGCAATGGTTGTTAAAACGATTGTAATGCTTTCCCTTTATATTGTACCTTTTATCCTTATCCTGAGCATCCCGATGCCTTACTGGACAGTCCTGCTCATGTACTTTTTAATGGGTGTGGGGGTTGCTGGGATTGGCATGTCGGTCATGCACGATGCCAATCATTTTGGCTATTCAAAGAACCCAAGGATCAATAGGCTTGTGGGGTTTTCAATGAACCTGCTCGGCGCAGACTCCTATAACTGGAAAATAAAGCACAACAAGCTCCATCACGTATTTACAAACATTTATGGTAAGGACGAAGACATCAACAGCCGGGTCATCCTGCGGTTTGCCTTCGGCTCGCCCCTGAAGAAATACCACCGTTATCAGTATCTGTATGCTTGGTTCTTCTATGCCCTGATGACCCTGTCGATGATGTTTGGTGATATCTCAAAACGGATCAGCAACCGCAAGCGGGGCCTGACCAATATTTCAGCCGGAGCATTCTGGCGTTCCATGGCCTGGTTGATTGTTTCTAAAGTTTTATATTTCGGGGTCATTATCGGTTTGCCAATCATTCTTACTGACCTTCTCTGGTGGCAGGTCCTGCTGGGATTCCTGCTGATGCACCTGGTGGCAGGTACCATCATGAGCCTGATCTTCCAGATGGCCCACGTGGTGGAGGGCACTGCCCAGGCAATCCCCGACGCAGAGGGTCGTATACAGGACTCACTGATCGTCCATCAGCTCAGGTCAACCGCCGATTTCTCTAAAGGAAACAAACTTATTTCCTGGTATGTGGGAGGGCTCAATTTCCAGGTCGAACACCACCTGTATCCAAAGGTTTGCCACGTGCATTACCCGGCCATTGCCAGGATCGTGGAGACTACCACACGTGAATTCAGTATTCCCTATAATGTTTACAACACCTTTGGCGAAGCTATCCGGGCCCACATCCAGACTCTAAGAAGGCTTGGACGGGAAGAACATCCCTTTCCTGCCTGATCATCCCTTCCTTTTATTGAAAAGGAGGCCATCCTATGTTTATCAATTTAGCGGGGCCTCCTTTTTGTTTCTATTTTAAAGTAAAATCCGGGTTAAGGCAGTATTTGAGTCATAGTTAATACGGAGTTTATACGGTTTAAACCGTATAAACTCCGTATTAACTCCGTATTAACTGTGAGCGAGGTATAATGGTGATGCGTGTTAAATGCTTGTAAATAAGTATATTGAGCCATAATTTGAACATTGGCCCGTCATACCGGATCATCCTGTTTTTTTTATCCATTTGAACCGGGCTGAAAGGGCCCGATTGTCAGTGGAAGAAATCATCGGCCCTAAAATAAACAGGCTGTCCCGATTGTTCAGGGCAGCCTGTTATGGAAATAAAAGGTGTGAGTAAACCCTTTACAAGGATCAATGCATAATGGACAAGCGTTTTGCAGATGTGCTGTTTTGTGTTTCAACACGGATGATGTACAGGCCCTGCTTCAATTGACTGACGTCAGCAATGGCTCTTTTTTCGGTCATAAACCGCTGATCGTAAACCACCTGTCCGATGTGGTTAAAGATGGTGACCTGCCTGATGAAGTCGGCTTCAATGGTCAGCTCATCCCTTGCCGGGTTAGGATAGATTAGCAGTTGCTGCTGAATTAAGTCAGGGCCAACCCCTACCGTAGTAATACCAATGCAATCGGATGTGGCGGTGCAGCCTTGCCAGGTCACCTCAACGGCATAGGAGCCGTTTTCAGTCGCCGTAAAGCTCTGACCGGTTTCTCCGGCAATGGGTGCGTTATTGTCGTTGCAATCGATCCACTGATAGGATGCCCCAGCCAGGTTTGCCGTGATGGTCAGGCTATTTACTGTAACAGAGGCGTCGACGATAATGACCGAAAGATTGAGCACCACCGTTGAATCGCAGCCGTGTATGGTGGTGAAGACTTCTGTATATTCGCCTGCCTCAGTAAGTTCCTGCGAGCCGAAGGTGTAGGTGTCGCCATTGCAAATGGTTTCAGCATCGCTTGTATTATATACAGGGTAAACCGTTACGGTGACGGGTTCAACCGCTTCAGCGGCACAGCCAAATTCATTGGTGACTACCACCGAATATTCGCCTGATTCACCAATATTCACTCCGGGCGTAGTGCCGCCCCCGGTCCAGAGATAGGTGCTGAAAAGGTCAGGAACAGACAGATACACTGTTTGCCCGTCACAGATATCCGTGGGACCCTCGGCCAAAATGACGGGTGGGTCGGGCAGGGGATGGATCACGATTTCGTGGATCACAGAGGCGCTGCAGCCACTGGGATTGAAGATTTCGAGCTTCACCTCATAGGTTCCGGCATCTGCAAATATATGGGTTATGTTTCCGACGGTAGTATAGTCAACGCTGCCGTCATTGCCGATGTCCCAGGCATAAGTGGCGCCTGTTTCCACGCTTTCGGAAAGGTCGGTAAAGGTGACCTCATCGTTGGCACAGGCATTCTGGTAGCTGAACTCGGGTTGGGGGTAAACGCAGCTGCCAATGGTAAATCCCCTGGCTTCCGCAATTCCCCATATCCCTGCCGCATTCTGGAATCGGAAAAAGAGCAGGTGGCTTCCAACCGGGAGGTTGCCCAGGGGGATGTCCTCATTCAGGGTCACGCTG includes:
- a CDS encoding T9SS type A sorting domain-containing protein — its product is MRRLKTVIFCLLMLIGANSMAQNLTQAEYFIDTDPGVGNATALSITAGEEVNTTFNIPTQGLSPGFHNLFIRFRNANHQWSLAEGRVIYIMAATEQEPVPPLVESEYFFDTDPGAGNGTPISITTDTDIDLLTSIPATGLDPGFHSLFIRFRNEEGQWGIAEGRTLYIQPPGDQTDPPYLSDAEYFFDEDPGIGNGTAIPFDKNNLTLLEYLPIEGLEPGFHNVFFRFQDNHGHWSLYEGRTFYVSTPAEIAPPPLLTAAEYFFDEDPGTGGGTPVDFTAASSVTLNEDIPLGNLPVGSHLLFFRFQNAAGIWGIAEARGFTIGSCVYPQPEFSYQNACANDEVTFTDLSESVETGATYAWDIGNDGSVDYTTVGNITHIFADAGTYEVKLEIFNPSGCSASVIHEIVIHPLPDPPVILAEGPTDICDGQTVYLSVPDLFSTYLWTGGGTTPGVNIGESGEYSVVVTNEFGCAAEAVEPVTVTVYPVYNTSDAETICNGDTYTFGSQELTEAGEYTEVFTTIHGCDSTVVLNLSVIIVDASVTVNSLTITANLAGASYQWIDCNDNNAPIAGETGQSFTATENGSYAVEVTWQGCTATSDCIGITTVGVGPDLIQQQLLIYPNPARDELTIEADFIRQVTIFNHIGQVVYDQRFMTEKRAIADVSQLKQGLYIIRVETQNSTSAKRLSIMH
- a CDS encoding NAD(P)-dependent alcohol dehydrogenase, whose translation is MKAMVINQFGGPEQLSLQEVAMPNSKSGQVLVRVHAVGVNPVDFKIRNGSMKFITGKKFPRILGQDIAGVVEQAGKNSKFRPGDEVYGMLSYEGGGYAEFLAVKESQLAPVPDELSMAEAAAVPLGSLTAYQSFKIAGGIKTGTKVLINGASGGVGSFAVQIAKSLGANVTAVCSSRNVDFVKGLGADRVLDYTEDDFTKLEPEFDIVFDAVAKSSFRKSKKILVKDGAFISTIPNNNLFFYQFTNFLRSKKAYFSFIKPKGEDLRVISDMISNGLVNVYLEKTFPLEEAHSAHELIETERVRGKLVLEVLA
- a CDS encoding acyl-CoA desaturase encodes the protein METKISFARNRDLEFKKALHSRVNAYFESKGLSKNCNAAMVVKTIVMLSLYIVPFILILSIPMPYWTVLLMYFLMGVGVAGIGMSVMHDANHFGYSKNPRINRLVGFSMNLLGADSYNWKIKHNKLHHVFTNIYGKDEDINSRVILRFAFGSPLKKYHRYQYLYAWFFYALMTLSMMFGDISKRISNRKRGLTNISAGAFWRSMAWLIVSKVLYFGVIIGLPIILTDLLWWQVLLGFLLMHLVAGTIMSLIFQMAHVVEGTAQAIPDAEGRIQDSLIVHQLRSTADFSKGNKLISWYVGGLNFQVEHHLYPKVCHVHYPAIARIVETTTREFSIPYNVYNTFGEAIRAHIQTLRRLGREEHPFPA